In Rhodamnia argentea isolate NSW1041297 chromosome 1, ASM2092103v1, whole genome shotgun sequence, the genomic window TCGTCAACCAACATTTGTCCATGATGGCAAGAACCAAGGAAGGATCGTTTAAGATCATTGAATTTTAATCACCATATCTCCTGAAGATCTCCCTAATGAACATCGTTTTCAGTGAAAAGGTGGTACATCATATACTCATGGCATTAAAACCCACAAATTAATGATGGATTATATCACCCGTACAAAGTGTTTATGACACTGATGGTGTATTATCTAATTTTCCTTCTCGAATATGTAACTCCTTAATCTATTCTAATGAAAGAGCTAGAATCCTACTGAAGGGTACGTACTTCTTCGCATACCTAGTCCTAAAGGATTACTTGATTTTCATTACTGACGAGTTTAATTACCATATGTAAGAAGAAATATCAATATTTCTTGGCTTTTGATATAGACAAAAACCGTACAGAATGGTACTTTAAATCGTACGGTCCATTATATTTATTTGCATGagaatttctctttttaaaGCCCCCAAAGCTAATTGTCTTATTAATATTCACCTAACAAAAATCCTAATTTGATTAGAGTTCCTGAGTTCTCCGTAAGCGAATTACGAATGAATCTATTAGCAGAACATTAGTACTATCTAACGACTAATCACTGGAGCAATTAAGATTAACTTTTTATTTCactctagaaaaaagaaattgtgtaATAAGAAgtggggggaaaaaaggaaaatgaccatGAAGCCCCAGTTGGTGCAAGAAAGCTGGGTTTTTAGATGCTTCGGTGATTCTCAGTCTAGAACTGTCGAAGGTTGAAAGTCATGGTTCGAATGTTACAGTCCGATTTGCATGACGTGCTCCTTCAAtgttattttctccttttgattAGATTAGTAATTTGGGACAATCGCCTTTTTGATGACATTAAAACTGGTGACTTTTACGCACTTAAGATTGTcaacattaaaaaattcatttttttaaaatttattaaggaAGTTTTGTGGTTTGGCTAATTTTCACAAAGTTTCCTTGAGGATTAGGCATTAAAACTTTTGtgtaattgaaaatttgtcactGAATGTCATTCATTTACTACCAAACATAGAATGGTGGTTCCTGTCGATAGGTTTGACAATACAATCGGGAAGAGTCTAATTATCATCAAGTTGTCTTTTAAGTGAACGAATTAGAAAGccatttttcatataattaacACATTAAGTGAATTTCTCTCTTACTTGAATCTTCCAAGCGAATATGATGAATAGGGTTGTCGGAGAAACTCAAATTCATTAACCACTGAGCTTTTCTTTTGATGACCTAGGGATACGAGCGTAGAGACCCGTTTATCCAAAGGCTTACGAAACACCCTCAAAGCCCCATGAATTGGTTAAGTTCGGTTACGTTAGCCCGTGCATGTAGCCATGATCCTAAGTAGTTTCCACGTAATTGATGAGATTTAAATAGATGACCTCCGACTCTTTAACCTGAAAATTTTACCGACAACACTCCGACCAATTTCGCCAACTTAAGGGGAAATGAGGTTATggctgaatttttcattttcagcacCAGATAGGATTATCAAATAGGCCCTAAGTTTGTAGCGAAAGCTACAGCCTGCTTGGCTGCAATTAAGATTGCATATAACAACCACTAGTATCACATCATCATTGGTGAGATTACAAGGTTAGAATTTATATTCGGGCGTCTTCGCGCACTCACAAAAAACTACGAAGAGTTTCCACCGTACACTTGGTTTTTCTCCTTCTAATCATCTTCctcgtatgtatgcatatacctaggGAAACACGGCGCAAACGATTGGCAAAATGCTCGTTTGAATCGTCATAGTTAATCGGGTATTAGATCCTTATAGAATATATCCCGACTACAGATCGTTAGTCTTGAATTCTGCGAGCTCGCCGAGCTCTTTCACCTCCTTCGCCAGCCCCTCCAGCTTCTCCACTATCTCTGCGAGCAAAAACACGAAGGTCGAGACGGCGAGGTCCTCGCCCAAGTTGCACACATGCCCGAGCTCGGAGGGAGACACGAGATGCCTCAGCTCATGCCTTGCCGACTTGAGCTGTGGCAAGAGTAGTGCTTCTGGTTGGCATCTTCTCATCTTCAGGAGGCTCTCCCCAAGCTCTCGGAGAGTCCACGTGAGGGATGCCGCCGCCGTCTCGCAAGGTTCCTTGATCAACTGTCTTAGATTGGCGGTCGGCTGATGACATGAACGATTGGTTCAACAAGACGAGAAACTTTCGAGAAATATGGGGTCAATGcatgggaagaagaagaagaagaagaagaagaagaagaagaagaagatagttGAGGGTTAGGTGAAGTACCTGCCTAGGAGACCGAATACAAACTTCAAGTGAAACGATGGTGGCTGCTAACTCCCTAAGAACCTCTCCAATCTGCAGATACTTGTCCCATGGATAACATAGCCCGAACTTCCCATGCCACGGTTCCCATTTCGCAAAATTCGCCTGCAATAGCATCACGAATTTGCCAAATCCTCAAGTTCGAGCGAGCGTGCTAGAGTAAGCTTGCGATGAATTGACCCAGCTACAACAGATTGCGAAATTAAAGAGGCGAAAGAAGGCTTACCAGGGTCTCGTCCTTTGCTTTCGAATGCAGAACCGATTTGCAGATTTTGAAGCTTCTGTCAGCCTCGTTTTCCTTATCCGCCACCGCCTCGAAGTACTTATCCAATAGTCCTGCCATTAAAGTCGACAGGTAATAGTCAGTCATATGTGACGTTACGAGCCCCATGCTACTAGATTTTTTAAACTCGCATCGCGAATGTAGTCACGATTTGATTACCTTCAATTGAACAGGCAAGGTGTTCGAATTTGGAGGCAGTAGATATGTGAAGATCATCGCTAGCCCAATTAGGGAGGACGAGCAAGTTCGTGAAAATGCAGATCACGAACCCCATCACAATCGTCAAGAGGCGCTGGCGGGCTATTCCCATGACCTCTCCGGCTCGTAAGCCGGACACAACCACCAGATTGAAGGTGAGGATGAAGATCATGGCACCGTAGTCGTACTTCTTCTTTATGCTAGGAACCGACCGAGCATACGTAGCCGCAGCACCTGAGATTTAGCATTTTATTGAACCATAAACAAAGCTGTTAAAACTCTCAAAATATTGCAGATGCATACTTACGTACAATAAGAGTACGTAGGACTAATGTTATGTGACTTTCTTGCTAACAAATTGTGGTACGTCGTCACGTTTATTTCAATATTCTGAACAGTCTTACCAAAGATGAAAACTGCAGTGCCGATGACAATGGCGTTCCCGACCCCGCCAATCTCTTGAGCCAAGACCGCCGCTATGCACCCCAACCCGCCACCCAGTATAGTCCCCAGCCCGCGATTCAATCCCTTGCTCAATGTCGCACCTGATAAATCATACAATCAATCTCATTAGAACCTACACCAATCAAACATCATGAGCGCGGAGTTCATCAAACACATAAGCAAAATAATGGTTACCGAACCTGCGAAGAACTCGAAGATGACGACGACTGTCATGATAGCCCACATGGCATTTTCCCCGACTCGTTCGTAGAGGGGATCGAGAAGGTAGAAAAGCGAAACCAAAACGAGCGCGACCCCGACCTTGACACTGTGCACCACTCTTCTCACATCGTGGTCGCCCTTCATTCCTCTCAGGGAACTCACGGCGACCGAGAGACTATTCTCAAGGCTCCCCTTTTTCACCGCCGTCTTCGGAGTGGCCCCTTCTCCTCCATCTTGAATCGGGACAACCACGGAAGAGCTCATCGCGCAACGCAACCCTCTCGTAACTTTCTGCACTCTTTTTCCTCTATGATGCAATGCTCACTTGGCTGACGGTGATGAGATTTTGAGTTGGTGATCGTCCATTTATATACACACAAAGCTTGGGCTCCCATGGACAAATATCcaaaggaaaaatcaagaaagataATATGACTTTATATCTCGAACTCCATAGTGGACGCAGGCCTGCAT contains:
- the LOC115756947 gene encoding aluminum-activated malate transporter 12-like translates to MSSSVVVPIQDGGEGATPKTAVKKGSLENSLSVAVSSLRGMKGDHDVRRVVHSVKVGVALVLVSLFYLLDPLYERVGENAMWAIMTVVVIFEFFAGATLSKGLNRGLGTILGGGLGCIAAVLAQEIGGVGNAIVIGTAVFIFGAAATYARSVPSIKKKYDYGAMIFILTFNLVVVSGLRAGEVMGIARQRLLTIVMGFVICIFTNLLVLPNWASDDLHISTASKFEHLACSIEGLLDKYFEAVADKENEADRSFKICKSVLHSKAKDETLANFAKWEPWHGKFGLCYPWDKYLQIGEVLRELAATIVSLEVCIRSPRQPTANLRQLIKEPCETAAASLTWTLRELGESLLKMRRCQPEALLLPQLKSARHELRHLVSPSELGHVCNLGEDLAVSTFVFLLAEIVEKLEGLAKEVKELGELAEFKTNDL